From a region of the Mycolicibacterium sp. MU0050 genome:
- a CDS encoding enoyl-CoA hydratase/isomerase family protein, translated as MSATAEFDTIKYEVDGHKATITLNRPAALNALSPHMITELRAAYDEAENDDDIWLMIVTGTGRAFCTGADVKEIPEDGKVIYERPYLSTYDQWEAPQEGTPPFRQMAKPVLAAINGICCGAGLDWVTTGDIVIASDKATFFDPHVSIGLVAAREMVRLARVLPRSAALRMALMGKHERMTPERAYELGMITEIVEHDRLLERAHEIADIVNSNAPLAVRGTRLAIHKTLDLPLLEGEILAETFRERVVRTEDAQEGPLAFVEKRAPEWKCR; from the coding sequence ATGTCGGCAACCGCCGAGTTCGACACCATCAAGTACGAGGTCGACGGCCACAAGGCCACCATCACGCTGAATCGGCCCGCAGCGCTCAACGCTCTGTCGCCGCACATGATCACCGAGTTGCGTGCGGCCTACGACGAGGCCGAGAACGACGACGACATCTGGCTGATGATCGTCACCGGCACCGGGCGGGCGTTCTGCACCGGCGCCGACGTCAAGGAGATCCCCGAAGACGGGAAGGTCATCTACGAACGGCCGTACCTGTCCACCTACGACCAGTGGGAGGCCCCGCAGGAGGGCACCCCGCCGTTCCGGCAGATGGCCAAGCCCGTGCTGGCCGCCATCAACGGCATCTGCTGCGGCGCCGGGCTGGACTGGGTGACGACCGGCGACATCGTGATCGCCTCGGACAAAGCCACCTTCTTCGACCCCCACGTCAGCATCGGCCTGGTCGCGGCCCGCGAGATGGTCCGGCTGGCCCGGGTGCTGCCCCGCTCGGCGGCGCTGCGGATGGCGTTGATGGGCAAGCACGAACGGATGACGCCTGAGCGGGCCTATGAACTGGGCATGATCACCGAGATCGTCGAACACGACCGGTTGCTGGAACGCGCCCACGAGATCGCCGACATCGTGAACTCCAACGCCCCCTTGGCCGTCCGGGGCACCCGCCTGGCCATCCACAAGACCCTCGACCTACCGCTGCTCGAAGGTGAGATCCTGGCGGAGACGTTCCGGGAGCGGGTGGTCCGCACCGAGGACGCGCAGGAAGGCCCGCTGGCCTTCGTCGAGAAGCGTGCCCCAGAATGGAAATGCCGATGA
- a CDS encoding class I adenylate-forming enzyme family protein → MTHPLSRRIDDVLALDPTARALEFDGRWWTWGQLAAVSRPIAELVSAGSGGGGARVGIMLRNQPAHVAALLGVLSAGGTVVVINPARGGERIRDDLATLRLPILIGTAEDLAAHHVDSPATTVVTISDLDAAPAVVPAQSPVDDAGRPGVAVWMLTSGTTGPPKRVDLTYDMLAHSVIGRDPAHAPTPTELRRGVAIVNSPLVHVGGVFRILLCIAEARPFVLLAKFDLGRWAAAVREHRPRAVSLVPAALRMVLHSDLTRDDLSSLRVVTSGTAPLSADDADAFTEKFGIPVLTSYAATEFGGGVASWTLSDHQQYWKAKRGSVGRVNPGAQLRVIDEAGNPLPAGEQGILEVKPAQLGPDADWMRTTDLARIDTDGFVWILGRADQAIIRGGFKIMPDDVRAALEAHPSVRGAAVVGRPDDRLGEVPVAMVELRADAQPAELTEFLAQRLARYEIPADIRVVPEIPRTPSGKPDLGAVRAHLTQATHGT, encoded by the coding sequence ATGACACACCCACTGAGCCGACGCATCGACGACGTCCTGGCGCTGGATCCCACCGCCCGTGCCCTCGAATTCGACGGTCGTTGGTGGACCTGGGGGCAACTCGCCGCGGTGTCCCGCCCGATCGCGGAATTGGTCTCCGCCGGCTCCGGCGGTGGGGGAGCCCGGGTGGGGATCATGCTGCGCAACCAGCCCGCCCACGTGGCGGCCCTGCTCGGGGTGCTGAGCGCTGGCGGCACCGTGGTCGTCATCAACCCGGCCCGCGGCGGGGAGCGGATCCGCGACGACCTCGCCACGCTGCGGCTTCCGATCCTGATCGGCACCGCCGAGGACCTGGCCGCCCACCATGTCGACTCCCCCGCGACCACGGTGGTGACCATCTCCGATCTGGATGCCGCCCCGGCCGTGGTACCGGCACAGTCGCCGGTGGACGACGCGGGCCGCCCCGGCGTCGCGGTGTGGATGCTGACCAGCGGGACCACCGGTCCGCCCAAGCGTGTCGACCTGACCTATGACATGTTGGCGCACAGCGTCATCGGCAGGGACCCCGCGCATGCGCCGACCCCGACCGAGCTGCGACGCGGGGTCGCGATCGTCAACTCACCGCTGGTCCACGTCGGCGGCGTGTTCCGGATCCTGTTGTGCATCGCCGAGGCGCGTCCGTTTGTCCTGCTCGCCAAGTTCGACCTGGGCCGCTGGGCCGCCGCGGTGCGCGAACACCGTCCGCGGGCCGTGTCTCTGGTGCCGGCCGCGCTGCGGATGGTGCTGCATTCGGATCTGACCCGCGACGACCTGTCCAGCCTCCGCGTCGTCACCTCCGGAACGGCGCCGCTGTCCGCCGACGACGCGGACGCCTTCACCGAGAAGTTCGGCATTCCGGTGCTGACCTCTTATGCGGCAACGGAATTCGGCGGCGGCGTAGCCAGTTGGACGCTGTCCGATCACCAGCAGTACTGGAAGGCCAAGCGCGGCAGCGTCGGCCGGGTGAACCCCGGGGCGCAACTGCGGGTCATCGACGAGGCCGGCAATCCGCTGCCCGCCGGCGAGCAGGGGATCCTGGAGGTCAAGCCGGCACAGCTGGGACCCGACGCCGATTGGATGCGCACCACCGACCTGGCCCGGATCGACACCGACGGTTTCGTGTGGATTCTCGGCCGCGCCGATCAGGCCATCATCCGCGGCGGGTTCAAGATCATGCCCGACGACGTGCGGGCCGCCCTGGAGGCCCACCCGTCGGTGCGGGGCGCGGCGGTGGTCGGACGCCCCGACGACAGGCTCGGCGAGGTGCCGGTGGCGATGGTGGAACTGCGGGCCGACGCCCAGCCCGCGGAGCTGACCGAGTTCCTCGCGCAGCGCCTGGCCCGCTACGAGATCCCCGCCGACATCCGCGTGGTGCCCGAGATCCCCCGAACCCCTTCGGGCAAGCCCGATTTGGGGGCCGTCCGCGCACACCTCACCCAGGCGACGCATGGCACCTGA
- a CDS encoding enoyl-CoA hydratase/isomerase family protein, producing the protein MTTADDRVLFEVDRDKRIATITLNNPAQRNSYDATMRDALARRLDVVAEDDDLTVVLLRGAEGVFSTGADMNNAYGWYGDKSKQDGPPAKSRPSQRRRLTVDRKSFGFYHNLMGFPKVTVGEISGFALGGGFEMALMMDISVIGRDTRIGMPATRFLGPALGSLHMFFHRLGPVLARRLLLTGDIIEAGEIEHLGVFTETCAPGRVAARADYWAQKTAKMPADGVVIAKEAFRLVEQSQAYQGEEVASYLFHAYGTNLQFAPGEFNFVKTRAQHGTKEAFRLRDEHFHVPEPE; encoded by the coding sequence ATGACGACCGCAGATGACCGGGTGCTCTTCGAGGTCGACCGCGACAAGCGTATTGCGACCATCACGCTGAACAATCCCGCGCAGCGCAACTCCTACGACGCCACCATGCGGGACGCCCTGGCACGCCGCCTCGATGTGGTGGCCGAGGACGACGACCTGACCGTGGTGTTGTTGCGCGGCGCGGAGGGTGTCTTCAGCACGGGCGCCGACATGAACAACGCCTACGGCTGGTACGGCGACAAGAGCAAGCAGGACGGGCCGCCCGCCAAGTCGCGGCCCAGCCAACGTCGTCGACTCACCGTGGACCGCAAGTCATTTGGCTTCTACCACAACCTGATGGGCTTCCCGAAGGTGACGGTGGGCGAGATCAGCGGCTTCGCCCTGGGTGGTGGCTTCGAGATGGCGTTGATGATGGACATCTCGGTGATCGGCCGCGACACCCGGATCGGGATGCCCGCCACCCGCTTCCTGGGGCCCGCGCTGGGCAGCCTGCACATGTTCTTCCACCGACTGGGTCCGGTGCTGGCCCGACGCCTGCTGCTGACCGGCGACATCATCGAGGCCGGCGAGATCGAACACCTGGGCGTCTTCACCGAGACCTGCGCACCGGGGCGCGTGGCCGCCCGCGCCGACTACTGGGCGCAGAAGACCGCCAAGATGCCCGCCGACGGTGTGGTGATCGCCAAGGAGGCCTTCCGACTGGTCGAGCAGAGCCAGGCCTATCAGGGCGAAGAGGTGGCCAGCTACCTCTTCCACGCCTACGGGACCAACCTGCAGTTCGCCCCGGGGGAATTCAACTTCGTCAAGACGCGGGCCCAGCACGGAACCAAAGAAGCATTTCGGTTGCGCGACGAGCACTTTCACGTCCCCGAACCGGAGTAG
- a CDS encoding TetR/AcrR family transcriptional regulator translates to MEVPVVAKQATAEKRQRRERGSINPDDIIKGAFELAEQVGIDNLSMPLLGKHLGVGVTSIYWYFRKKDDLLNAMTDRALRQYVFATPYVEARDWRETLRNHAWTMRKTFLGNPILCDLILIRSALSPRAAQLGVLEVEKAIAGLVEAGLSPEDAFDTYSAMSVHVRGSVVLQRLYEKNLAAEGSPSLEDSMVIDPESAPLLAQVSAAGHHIIAADDTNFDYTLNCILDRAAQKIESGKKGKSAKSESQKDAPKTGSGRSRG, encoded by the coding sequence ATGGAGGTGCCCGTCGTGGCAAAGCAGGCGACCGCGGAAAAACGGCAACGGCGCGAGCGCGGCTCCATCAACCCCGACGACATCATCAAGGGCGCGTTCGAACTCGCCGAACAGGTCGGCATCGACAACCTGAGCATGCCGCTGCTCGGCAAGCACCTCGGGGTCGGCGTCACCAGCATCTACTGGTACTTCCGCAAGAAGGACGATCTGCTCAACGCGATGACCGACCGGGCGCTGCGCCAGTACGTCTTCGCGACCCCCTACGTCGAGGCCAGGGACTGGCGCGAGACGCTGCGCAATCACGCCTGGACCATGCGGAAGACGTTCCTGGGCAACCCGATCCTGTGTGACCTGATCCTGATCCGCTCGGCGCTGAGCCCGCGCGCCGCCCAGCTCGGTGTACTGGAGGTGGAGAAGGCGATCGCCGGCCTCGTCGAGGCGGGCCTGTCCCCCGAGGACGCGTTCGACACGTACTCGGCCATGTCGGTGCACGTGCGCGGATCAGTGGTGCTGCAGCGGCTCTACGAGAAGAACCTCGCCGCCGAGGGCAGCCCGTCGCTGGAGGACAGCATGGTGATCGACCCGGAGAGCGCGCCGCTGCTCGCCCAGGTCAGCGCCGCCGGCCATCACATCATCGCCGCCGACGACACCAACTTCGACTACACGCTGAACTGCATCCTGGACCGCGCGGCGCAGAAGATCGAGTCCGGCAAGAAGGGCAAGTCCGCGAAGTCCGAGTCCCAGAAGGACGCGCCCAAAACGGGTTCCGGGCGCAGCCGCGGGTAG
- a CDS encoding enoyl-CoA hydratase/isomerase family protein → MSDRDDTDASAGAITATRDGAILRLTIDRPSRRNSLSRSMIDQMLTILTDAATDDSLRAIGITGAGSNFCTGADWVATNTSGQRPRTGDLVRRIPHGAHRLIELVTGLHLPVVCTVRGWAVGLGCNLALAADFTVAESDATLWEPFIARGFTPDSGASWLLPRLAGVARAKRMLLLGEQVSGTDAAAWGLIDSAVPEADLDRAADELLNRLAAGPTIAIGLAKQSINYAATSTLPQAMNAELASLELACRTADFKEGLAAFRDRRTPDFQGR, encoded by the coding sequence ATGAGCGATCGGGATGACACCGACGCTTCGGCCGGCGCGATCACCGCGACGCGCGACGGCGCCATCCTGCGGCTGACGATCGACCGACCGTCTCGGCGGAATTCCCTGAGCCGCAGCATGATCGACCAGATGCTGACCATCCTGACCGACGCCGCGACCGACGACTCCCTGCGCGCGATCGGCATCACCGGAGCCGGCTCGAACTTCTGCACCGGCGCCGACTGGGTGGCCACCAACACCTCCGGACAGCGCCCCCGCACCGGTGACCTGGTGCGGCGCATCCCGCACGGCGCGCACCGGTTGATCGAGTTGGTCACCGGACTGCACCTGCCGGTGGTCTGCACGGTCCGCGGCTGGGCGGTCGGACTGGGCTGCAACCTGGCACTGGCAGCCGACTTCACCGTCGCCGAGTCCGACGCGACCCTGTGGGAACCGTTCATCGCCCGGGGCTTCACCCCGGACTCCGGGGCCAGTTGGTTGCTGCCCCGGCTGGCCGGGGTCGCCCGCGCCAAGCGGATGTTGCTACTGGGCGAACAGGTCAGCGGTACCGATGCGGCGGCCTGGGGCCTGATCGACAGCGCCGTACCCGAGGCCGACCTGGACCGTGCCGCAGACGAACTCTTGAATCGGCTCGCGGCCGGCCCCACCATCGCAATCGGACTGGCCAAGCAGTCCATCAACTACGCGGCCACCTCCACGCTGCCGCAAGCCATGAACGCCGAGCTGGCAAGTCTTGAACTCGCCTGCCGCACCGCCGATTTCAAGGAAGGTCTGGCAGCATTCCGGGACCGGCGCACGCCGGACTTCCAGGGCCGCTGA
- a CDS encoding long-chain fatty acid--CoA ligase: MAPDGPTVARVLHAQRPRADHPLLICDDDRITYAEADARSAALARGLLALGVGKGTHVGVLYPNGSQFVIAALAAARIGAVAVPFSTFMTAAELRDQVQRSDVAVLLAAPRYRNHDYRQRLSEAFALSAADAESGTPLFVPDAPVLRHIAFEPEALARRGDAVDPTRLSAMEDDVSPADVLAIVYTSGSTGLPKGAVHTHGALLEHQGNLNAIRGLGGDDVLFSNSPFCWIGGFAFSLLATLVAGSTLVCSNATDAADTLTLLEREKPTITNGFVAGIAHLTRHPSFAGRDLSSMRRGNLYPLMPPGARPADPELRHHMLGMTETGSVVLIDADDTDQPESRRGSFGRPAPGFEAEVVDADTGRPVPTDEPGVLCVRGKYLMQHYHGMSREDCFDADGWFHTGDVVRVDADGYFYFIGRATSMIKTAGANVAPPEVEAVLRTALSEVELAADGVHVLGLPDPERGEVVAAVIVADADVGPTEFAALATALGTRLSAYKIPKRFVSCRPADIPTLSSGKVDLPALARLFDD; the protein is encoded by the coding sequence ATGGCACCTGACGGGCCAACCGTCGCGCGCGTGCTGCATGCGCAGCGGCCCCGGGCCGACCATCCCCTCCTGATCTGCGACGACGACCGGATCACCTACGCCGAGGCCGACGCCCGTTCGGCGGCGCTCGCCCGTGGCCTGCTGGCCCTCGGCGTCGGCAAGGGCACCCACGTCGGGGTGCTGTACCCCAACGGGTCACAGTTTGTGATCGCCGCCCTGGCCGCGGCCCGGATCGGGGCCGTGGCGGTGCCGTTCTCCACGTTCATGACCGCCGCCGAACTGCGCGATCAAGTGCAGCGCAGCGACGTGGCCGTGCTCCTGGCCGCTCCCCGCTACCGCAATCACGACTATCGGCAGCGGCTCAGCGAGGCGTTCGCCCTGTCCGCGGCCGACGCCGAGTCCGGGACACCCCTGTTCGTGCCGGACGCGCCTGTGTTGCGGCACATCGCGTTCGAGCCCGAAGCGTTGGCGCGCCGCGGCGACGCGGTCGACCCGACGCGCCTGTCCGCGATGGAGGACGATGTGTCGCCGGCCGACGTGCTCGCCATCGTCTACACCTCGGGGTCCACGGGCTTGCCCAAGGGTGCGGTGCACACCCATGGCGCGCTCCTGGAACATCAGGGGAACCTCAACGCGATCCGCGGCCTGGGCGGTGACGACGTCCTGTTCAGCAACTCACCGTTCTGCTGGATCGGCGGCTTCGCCTTCAGCCTGCTGGCCACGCTGGTAGCCGGGTCGACACTGGTGTGCTCCAACGCCACCGACGCCGCGGACACCCTCACGCTGCTGGAACGCGAAAAGCCCACCATCACCAACGGTTTCGTCGCCGGCATCGCGCACCTCACCCGCCATCCCAGTTTCGCAGGCCGCGACCTGTCCTCGATGCGGCGCGGCAACCTCTACCCGCTGATGCCGCCCGGGGCCCGGCCCGCGGACCCCGAACTGCGGCACCACATGCTCGGCATGACCGAGACCGGCAGCGTCGTGCTCATCGACGCCGACGACACCGATCAACCCGAGTCGCGCCGCGGCTCCTTCGGCCGACCGGCGCCGGGATTTGAGGCGGAGGTCGTCGACGCCGACACCGGACGCCCGGTACCCACCGACGAACCGGGTGTGCTGTGCGTGCGCGGGAAGTACCTGATGCAGCACTACCACGGCATGTCGCGAGAGGATTGCTTCGACGCCGACGGCTGGTTCCATACCGGTGACGTGGTGCGGGTCGACGCCGACGGCTACTTCTACTTCATCGGCCGCGCGACGTCGATGATCAAGACCGCCGGCGCCAACGTCGCGCCGCCGGAGGTGGAAGCCGTGTTGCGCACCGCACTTTCGGAGGTCGAGCTCGCCGCCGACGGCGTACACGTGCTGGGGCTGCCGGACCCGGAACGCGGCGAGGTGGTCGCCGCGGTGATCGTGGCCGACGCCGACGTCGGACCGACCGAGTTCGCGGCGCTGGCCACGGCGTTGGGTACCCGGCTGTCGGCTTACAAGATCCCCAAGCGGTTTGTGTCCTGCCGCCCCGCCGACATCCCGACCCTGTCGAGCGGCAAGGTCGACCTGCCCGCGCTGGCGAGGCTCTTCGATGACTGA
- a CDS encoding class I adenylate-forming enzyme family protein: MTDTSTIDALLRRHAAAAPATTAVIDPENRLSYAELDQTSRELATRLITAGIRKGTRVGVLLPNAVTWVQLACAITRIGAVLVPLSTLLRGGELSAQLRTAAVQHVITTTEFRGRRYPEELDALDRAGLPALQRIWTYRDVLAIDTGGVPDGFVAALAATVRPADPMAVIFTSGSSGAPKGVQHSHGNAIAAVRSGLKARCVTAETRLYLPMPFFWVGGFSGGILTALTAGATLITEATPTPEATLPLLARERVTLFRGWPDQAEALARHPQAAATDLSALRPGSLEALLPPEQRGAPGARAKLFGMTESFGPYCGYPADTDMPASAWGSCGKPFPGMEVRIVDPDSGVPVPPETVGEIQIRGRHLMRGLCRQPRHEVFTADGYYPTGDLGRLDAQGFLFYHGRADDMFKVSGATVYPSEVEAVLRAVPGVRAAFVTNIDGARGNTCAALVVGDTDVLSQDALHAAARAELSAFKVPGRWLLTEDEDLVPRGATGKLDVRRLRALLARS, encoded by the coding sequence ATGACTGACACGAGCACCATCGATGCCCTACTGCGTCGACACGCGGCCGCCGCCCCCGCCACCACCGCCGTCATCGACCCCGAGAACCGGCTCAGCTACGCCGAACTCGACCAAACCAGCCGCGAGTTGGCCACCAGGCTCATAACGGCCGGGATACGCAAGGGCACCCGCGTCGGGGTGCTGCTGCCCAACGCGGTCACCTGGGTCCAGCTGGCGTGCGCAATCACCCGCATCGGGGCGGTTCTGGTTCCGCTGAGCACCCTGCTGCGCGGCGGCGAACTCAGCGCACAGCTGCGGACGGCCGCGGTGCAGCATGTCATCACCACCACCGAATTCCGGGGCCGGCGCTACCCCGAGGAGCTCGATGCCCTGGACCGCGCCGGGCTCCCCGCCCTGCAACGCATCTGGACCTATCGCGACGTTCTGGCGATCGACACCGGCGGTGTGCCCGACGGTTTCGTCGCCGCGCTCGCCGCCACGGTGCGCCCCGCCGACCCCATGGCGGTGATCTTCACCTCCGGCAGCAGCGGAGCGCCGAAGGGGGTGCAGCACAGCCACGGCAACGCCATCGCCGCCGTGCGTTCGGGACTGAAGGCGCGTTGCGTCACCGCGGAGACCCGCCTGTACCTGCCGATGCCGTTTTTCTGGGTGGGCGGCTTCAGCGGTGGGATCCTGACCGCCCTGACCGCGGGCGCCACGTTGATCACCGAGGCCACCCCGACACCCGAGGCCACCCTTCCGCTACTTGCCCGTGAACGCGTCACCCTGTTCCGCGGCTGGCCCGATCAGGCCGAGGCGTTGGCGCGCCACCCGCAGGCCGCCGCCACCGATCTGTCGGCGCTGCGGCCGGGCAGCCTGGAGGCGCTGCTGCCACCGGAGCAGCGCGGCGCACCCGGGGCGCGGGCGAAGTTGTTCGGCATGACCGAATCCTTCGGCCCCTACTGCGGGTATCCGGCGGACACCGACATGCCCGCCTCCGCATGGGGCAGCTGCGGAAAACCGTTCCCCGGCATGGAGGTACGCATCGTCGACCCCGACAGCGGTGTGCCCGTGCCACCCGAGACGGTGGGTGAGATCCAGATCCGCGGCCGCCACCTGATGCGCGGGCTGTGCCGACAGCCCCGCCACGAGGTCTTCACCGCCGACGGCTACTACCCCACCGGGGACCTGGGCCGGCTGGACGCCCAGGGGTTCCTGTTCTACCACGGCCGCGCCGACGACATGTTCAAGGTCAGCGGCGCCACCGTGTATCCCAGTGAGGTCGAGGCCGTGCTGCGCGCGGTACCGGGGGTCCGCGCCGCCTTCGTGACGAACATCGATGGTGCGCGCGGAAACACCTGCGCCGCACTCGTCGTCGGCGACACCGACGTCCTATCGCAGGACGCCCTGCACGCCGCGGCCCGAGCCGAGTTGAGCGCGTTCAAGGTGCCCGGACGGTGGCTGCTGACCGAGGACGAGGACCTCGTCCCCCGGGGCGCCACCGGAAAGCTCGACGTCCGTCGCCTGCGCGCGCTGCTCGCGCGCTCCTAG
- a CDS encoding enoyl-CoA hydratase/isomerase family protein — MSTQPFETILLEFDRDSRVATITLNRPDRLNTFNRTMCEEMQAVWRIVKNDEATNAVVLRAAGTRAFSAGLDIKSDYGQPDNVWNHEDPGELLSPKWQKMWKPVVCAVQGMCTAGALYFVNEADVVICSQDATFFDSHVTAGLVSALEPVGLMRRVGLGDTLRMALMGNDERVGAETALRIGLVTEVVAADDLWTRAHEIAATIAAKPPSATQGTVKAIWESLDKPYRAALDHGLIYTRLGNPLGKAELAAQQGSDTSKAAPRIR, encoded by the coding sequence ATGAGCACCCAACCTTTCGAGACCATCCTGCTGGAGTTCGACCGGGACAGCCGCGTCGCGACCATCACCTTGAACCGGCCCGACCGACTGAACACGTTCAACCGCACCATGTGCGAGGAAATGCAGGCGGTCTGGCGAATCGTCAAGAACGACGAGGCCACCAACGCCGTGGTGCTGCGCGCCGCCGGGACCCGAGCCTTCAGCGCCGGCCTGGACATCAAGTCCGACTACGGCCAACCCGACAATGTCTGGAACCACGAGGATCCCGGCGAACTGCTCAGCCCGAAGTGGCAGAAGATGTGGAAGCCGGTGGTGTGCGCCGTGCAGGGCATGTGCACGGCCGGGGCGCTGTACTTCGTCAACGAGGCCGATGTCGTCATCTGCTCCCAGGATGCGACGTTCTTCGACTCCCATGTGACCGCCGGGCTGGTCTCCGCGCTGGAGCCGGTGGGCCTGATGCGCCGGGTCGGTCTCGGTGACACGCTGCGAATGGCGTTGATGGGCAACGACGAGCGCGTCGGCGCCGAGACCGCGTTGCGCATCGGCCTGGTCACCGAGGTGGTGGCGGCCGACGACCTCTGGACCCGCGCGCACGAGATCGCGGCCACCATCGCGGCCAAACCGCCGTCGGCCACCCAGGGCACGGTCAAGGCCATCTGGGAGTCGTTGGACAAGCCGTACCGCGCCGCGCTCGATCATGGCCTGATCTATACCCGGCTCGGAAACCCGCTGGGCAAGGCTGAACTGGCCGCCCAGCAGGGCTCCGATACGTCCAAGGCCGCGCCACGGATCCGGTGA
- a CDS encoding CoA transferase, which translates to MGVLNGIRVLDYGRFIAAPWCSALLADMGADVLRVEKRTGGEDRWVQSITETGEGGTFLQCNRNKRSLTLDSTTADGAEITRRLVASADIVIANMPAAGMRASGLDYDTLRAVKPDIILASATAYGEGGPYSDRIGFDGAGQVMSGAVARQGLPEQPIRTAVPYADFGTALTLTIGIMMALYHRDRTGEGQHVEGALLPTALMMSNAFLIERDVLGVDKPRMGNQGGSVAPCDLYKTKDGQWVLLQIAGQPMFKRWCRLVGREDLFDDPRYADDDLRWQRSEELNGIMGQWCADKTKAEIMAALEGAKLPAAPMLTTQEVLQDPHIEAMGFLQRVPFPGTAKDVPIIETPFRMSATPGEIRMRAPLLGEHTDEVLGEIGFSPAEIDDLRAREIV; encoded by the coding sequence ATGGGCGTTCTGAACGGCATTCGCGTCCTCGACTATGGCCGCTTCATTGCCGCTCCGTGGTGCAGCGCACTGCTGGCCGACATGGGGGCCGACGTCCTGCGCGTCGAAAAGCGCACCGGCGGGGAGGACCGCTGGGTGCAGTCCATCACCGAAACCGGTGAGGGCGGCACCTTCTTGCAGTGCAACCGCAACAAGCGGTCGCTGACGCTGGACTCCACCACCGCCGACGGCGCCGAGATCACCCGCCGGCTGGTGGCCAGCGCGGACATCGTGATCGCGAACATGCCGGCGGCCGGGATGCGGGCCAGCGGGCTGGACTACGACACCTTGCGGGCGGTGAAGCCGGACATCATTCTCGCCAGCGCCACCGCATACGGAGAGGGTGGCCCGTACAGCGACCGCATCGGCTTCGACGGAGCCGGCCAGGTGATGTCGGGTGCGGTTGCGCGGCAAGGACTACCGGAACAGCCGATCCGAACGGCGGTGCCCTACGCGGACTTCGGCACCGCGCTCACCCTGACCATCGGGATCATGATGGCGCTCTACCACCGCGACCGCACCGGCGAGGGGCAGCACGTCGAAGGCGCGCTGCTGCCCACCGCGTTGATGATGTCCAACGCGTTCCTGATCGAGCGTGATGTGCTGGGAGTCGACAAACCGCGCATGGGCAATCAGGGCGGCTCGGTGGCGCCGTGCGATCTGTACAAGACCAAGGACGGCCAGTGGGTGCTGCTGCAGATCGCGGGACAGCCCATGTTCAAGCGTTGGTGCCGGCTGGTGGGCCGAGAAGACCTGTTCGACGACCCCCGCTACGCCGACGACGACCTGCGCTGGCAGCGCAGCGAGGAACTCAACGGGATCATGGGCCAGTGGTGCGCGGACAAGACCAAAGCCGAGATCATGGCCGCCCTCGAGGGCGCCAAGCTGCCGGCGGCGCCGATGCTGACCACCCAGGAAGTCCTGCAGGATCCGCACATCGAGGCCATGGGATTTCTGCAGCGGGTGCCCTTTCCCGGCACCGCCAAGGATGTCCCGATCATCGAGACCCCGTTCCGGATGTCGGCCACCCCTGGCGAGATCCGCATGCGTGCACCATTGCTCGGTGAACATACCGACGAGGTGCTCGGCGAGATCGGGTTCAGTCCCGCGGAAATCGACGACCTGCGCGCGAGGGAAATCGTCTGA